One genomic segment of Amycolatopsis sp. WQ 127309 includes these proteins:
- a CDS encoding non-ribosomal peptide synthetase — protein sequence MSDAFVEHSTTIVSRFTEVARLSPERIALAAGEGELTYAALDDRSDRLAAALVATGVQSGDVVAVEAGRGIATIVALLSILKAGAAYLALDSRYPARHRELLLGDAGVKVLLVPDDRAMVLPAGVRAVRSDVEHPALGFLRPEVRAEDVAYLAYTSGSTGVPKGVCVPHRAVGRLVVGADFLPIGPDDVFLHFAPAAFDASTLEIWGPLLNGARLVLAPPHDLPVTELTKFAGQHGVTILWLTAGLFHQAVETGLDDLRGLRYLIAGGDVVSPAHVRRALAALPGTSVVNGYGPTENTTFTCCHRVTGPTYDSVPIGRPIRGTGVHVLDENLTPVPDGTIGELYATGAGLAHGYWGSPALTAERFLPDTVSGAPGQRMYRTGDLVRRRPDGVLLYHGRTDQQVKVRGFRIELGAVEAALAEVPGVADAVAVVEAGSRLVAWVVATPGTRLSTLDIRRQLGDVLPAYALPARIRLAAELPLTANGKVDRSALASETSADRPELSAEYRAPDGEVAQAVATVWIDHLGVAGIGADDDFFELGGHSLLGVRIIGELAGRFGVEVSPMDFYLEPTPAGLAQVIEKALSA from the coding sequence ATGAGTGACGCCTTTGTTGAGCATTCCACTACTATTGTTTCCCGGTTCACCGAGGTCGCCCGGCTTTCGCCGGAACGGATAGCGCTTGCCGCCGGAGAGGGTGAACTCACCTACGCCGCTCTCGACGACCGGTCCGATCGGCTCGCCGCCGCATTGGTCGCCACCGGGGTGCAATCCGGGGACGTGGTGGCCGTCGAAGCCGGTCGCGGAATCGCGACGATCGTGGCTCTGCTGTCGATTCTGAAGGCCGGCGCGGCCTATCTCGCGCTGGATTCGCGGTATCCGGCGCGGCACCGGGAACTCCTCCTCGGGGACGCGGGCGTGAAGGTGCTCCTCGTCCCGGACGACCGGGCGATGGTGCTCCCGGCGGGCGTGCGGGCCGTGCGTTCGGACGTCGAGCACCCCGCCCTCGGCTTCCTCCGGCCCGAGGTGCGCGCCGAAGACGTCGCTTACCTCGCTTACACGTCGGGGTCGACGGGGGTGCCGAAGGGCGTGTGCGTGCCGCACCGGGCGGTCGGCCGGCTGGTCGTGGGCGCGGACTTCCTCCCGATCGGCCCCGACGACGTCTTCCTGCACTTCGCCCCCGCCGCGTTCGACGCCTCGACGTTGGAGATCTGGGGCCCGCTCCTCAACGGCGCCCGTCTGGTGCTCGCCCCGCCGCACGACCTGCCGGTGACCGAGCTGACGAAGTTCGCCGGGCAGCACGGGGTCACCATCCTGTGGCTGACCGCGGGATTGTTCCACCAGGCCGTCGAGACGGGGCTGGACGACCTGCGCGGCCTGCGGTACCTCATCGCCGGCGGCGACGTCGTGTCGCCGGCCCACGTGCGGCGGGCGCTGGCGGCGCTGCCGGGAACCAGCGTGGTCAACGGCTACGGGCCCACCGAGAACACCACCTTCACCTGCTGCCACCGGGTGACCGGGCCGACGTACGATTCGGTGCCCATCGGGCGGCCGATCCGCGGTACCGGCGTGCACGTGCTCGACGAGAACCTCACCCCGGTACCGGACGGGACGATCGGCGAGCTGTACGCCACCGGTGCCGGCCTCGCGCACGGGTACTGGGGGAGTCCGGCGCTGACCGCCGAACGCTTCCTGCCCGACACCGTGAGCGGTGCGCCGGGGCAGCGGATGTACCGCACCGGTGACCTCGTCCGGCGCCGCCCGGACGGTGTCCTGCTCTACCACGGCCGCACCGACCAGCAGGTCAAAGTGCGGGGTTTCCGGATCGAGCTCGGTGCGGTCGAAGCCGCGCTGGCCGAGGTGCCCGGTGTCGCCGACGCGGTCGCCGTAGTGGAGGCCGGGAGCAGGCTGGTGGCCTGGGTCGTCGCCACCCCCGGCACCCGCCTGTCCACTTTGGACATCCGGCGACAGCTCGGGGACGTCCTGCCGGCCTACGCCCTGCCCGCGCGCATCCGGCTGGCGGCCGAGCTGCCGTTGACGGCGAACGGCAAGGTCGACCGGAGTGCGCTGGCGAGCGAGACATCCGCGGACCGGCCGGAGCTCAGCGCCGAGTACCGGGCGCCCGACGGCGAGGTGGCGCAGGCGGTGGCAACGGTGTGGATCGACCACCTCGGCGTCGCCGGCATCGGCGCCGACGACGACTTCTTCGAGCTCGGCGGCCACTCG
- a CDS encoding alcohol dehydrogenase catalytic domain-containing protein, with the protein MSDVVRMYHQGDAEVLRLESENVGAPGPGQVRLRQEAIGLNYVDTYFRNGAFPVRPLPAVIGVEAAGTVDAVGPGVTSVAPGERVGYYFAPGAYREVRLIAEAQLVPVPDDIPSDVAASVLAKGLTAWARVRRVHPVGPGTLAVVTGATGGVGSLLAYWASDLGATVIAVVARPEQVATLNARGLGNVAVAGTGDLARLVAHEARPVDIVYDLVGQAVFDEVAGVLDKGGRLDLAGSASGEIDASLLRTKAAGVHVTRSSTGDHLPGREALLDAADEVFGVLRKGVFGAREVRRYPLADVVRAHRDVESRSTGPAPVLIP; encoded by the coding sequence GTGAGTGACGTTGTGCGCATGTACCACCAGGGCGATGCGGAGGTCCTGCGGCTGGAGAGCGAAAACGTCGGAGCCCCGGGACCCGGTCAGGTCCGGCTCCGGCAGGAGGCCATCGGGCTGAACTACGTCGACACGTACTTCCGGAACGGGGCGTTTCCGGTTCGCCCCCTGCCCGCCGTGATCGGTGTCGAGGCGGCGGGGACGGTCGACGCCGTCGGGCCCGGTGTCACCTCGGTGGCGCCGGGCGAGCGCGTCGGCTACTACTTCGCGCCCGGTGCCTACCGGGAGGTCCGGCTGATCGCGGAGGCGCAGCTCGTTCCCGTTCCCGACGACATCCCGTCCGACGTCGCCGCGTCCGTGCTGGCCAAGGGGCTCACCGCGTGGGCACGGGTGCGGCGCGTCCACCCCGTCGGACCGGGAACCCTGGCCGTGGTCACCGGGGCCACGGGTGGTGTCGGCTCGCTGCTGGCTTACTGGGCGTCGGATCTCGGCGCGACGGTCATCGCCGTGGTGGCTCGCCCCGAGCAGGTCGCGACGCTCAATGCCCGAGGGCTGGGGAACGTCGCCGTGGCGGGCACGGGCGACCTGGCGCGACTGGTGGCCCACGAGGCGCGGCCCGTGGACATCGTCTACGACCTGGTCGGACAAGCGGTCTTCGACGAAGTGGCGGGCGTACTGGACAAGGGTGGCCGGCTCGACCTGGCGGGCAGCGCGTCAGGGGAGATCGACGCGTCCCTGCTCAGGACCAAAGCGGCGGGCGTGCACGTCACCCGATCCTCGACCGGGGATCATCTGCCCGGCCGCGAGGCCCTGCTCGATGCCGCCGACGAGGTTTTCGGCGTGCTGCGCAAGGGTGTGTTCGGCGCGCGCGAAGTCCGCAGGTATCCCCTCGCGGACGTGGTGCGGGCCCATCGTGATGTCGAGTCGCGCTCCACGGGCCCGGCTCCGGTTCTCATTCCCTGA
- a CDS encoding TetR/AcrR family transcriptional regulator, whose amino-acid sequence MARPREFDIDTALDRAVDVFWEHGYEGASLAQLTEAMGINKPSMYAAFGDKRQLFEKAVQRYIAGGPAWEMEAFALPTAREAVTTFLHRTVDVVASDDHPHGCLVVQGIGKCSPDNRPMRDYVAQQRANAVEFIRERFERAVAEGDPTMNADPETLALYTAGLSEGIAVRANDGIPAEKLHRMVDLAVRGVFAQPVANAAR is encoded by the coding sequence ATGGCCAGGCCTCGTGAGTTCGACATCGACACCGCCCTCGACCGTGCGGTCGACGTGTTCTGGGAACACGGCTACGAGGGCGCGTCGCTGGCGCAGCTGACCGAGGCGATGGGTATCAACAAGCCGTCGATGTACGCCGCCTTCGGCGACAAGCGTCAGCTGTTCGAGAAGGCGGTGCAGCGCTACATCGCCGGCGGCCCGGCGTGGGAGATGGAGGCTTTCGCGCTGCCCACGGCGCGCGAGGCCGTCACGACCTTCCTGCACCGCACCGTCGACGTGGTCGCGAGCGACGACCACCCGCACGGCTGCCTCGTCGTGCAGGGCATCGGCAAGTGCTCGCCGGACAACCGGCCGATGCGCGACTACGTCGCCCAGCAGCGCGCCAACGCCGTCGAGTTCATCCGTGAGCGCTTCGAGCGAGCCGTGGCCGAGGGGGATCCGACGATGAACGCCGACCCGGAGACGCTGGCGCTGTACACGGCCGGCCTCAGTGAGGGAATCGCGGTACGGGCCAACGACGGCATCCCGGCCGAGAAGCTGCACCGCATGGTGGACCTCGCGGTCCGGGGGGTGTTCGCCCAGCCCGTCGCGAACGCCGCGCGGTGA
- a CDS encoding SDR family oxidoreductase, with protein sequence MGTFDTKVALITGGSRGIGAAIALRLAREGADVAITYTAAEEAANTVAKEIADLGRKALVLRADQADPAAVDAAVRQVAGELGRLDVLVNSAGVTHTGPVGPGGLDLETSDRQIDINYRGVRNAVRSAAAVMADHGRIVNISTSTATGSIMFPGFAEYSATKAAVTAYSKGAARDLGARGITVNVVQPGPITTDMNPDEGELADLLKARGALGRYGTTEEVAALVAFLAGPEAGYITGATFNIDGGLAA encoded by the coding sequence ATGGGAACGTTCGACACCAAGGTCGCCCTCATCACCGGCGGATCACGCGGCATCGGCGCGGCCATCGCACTCCGCCTCGCCCGTGAGGGCGCCGATGTCGCCATCACCTACACCGCGGCCGAGGAGGCGGCCAACACTGTCGCCAAGGAGATCGCCGATCTCGGTCGCAAGGCCCTGGTCCTGCGGGCGGACCAGGCCGACCCGGCCGCGGTCGACGCCGCCGTCCGGCAGGTCGCCGGCGAACTGGGCCGGCTCGACGTCCTCGTGAACAGCGCCGGCGTCACCCACACCGGCCCGGTCGGCCCCGGCGGTCTCGACCTGGAGACCTCCGACCGGCAGATCGACATCAACTACCGAGGCGTGCGCAACGCCGTCCGCTCCGCCGCGGCCGTCATGGCCGACCACGGACGGATCGTCAACATCTCCACCTCCACCGCCACCGGCTCGATCATGTTCCCCGGGTTCGCCGAGTACTCCGCGACCAAGGCAGCCGTCACCGCCTACTCCAAGGGCGCCGCCCGCGACCTGGGGGCGCGGGGCATCACCGTCAACGTGGTCCAGCCGGGCCCGATCACCACCGACATGAACCCCGACGAGGGCGAGCTGGCCGACCTGCTCAAGGCCCGCGGCGCCCTCGGCCGCTACGGCACGACCGAGGAGGTCGCCGCACTGGTCGCCTTCCTGGCCGGTCCGGAGGCCGGCTACATCACGGGCGCGACCTTCAACATCGACGGGGGACTCGCGGCGTGA